The Flavobacterium marginilacus genome window below encodes:
- a CDS encoding PIN domain-containing protein gives MDKILIDTDVILDFFFDREPFSEEASKILSLCEKGKLYGYVTPVMISNIYNLLRKTAKHEKVIGNLKKLLKIVDVVVIDKTTVIEALNSDFKDFEDALQNYSVENKNDIKVIVTRNIKDYKMSNLSIMTPETFLKTMSGN, from the coding sequence ATGGATAAAATTTTAATTGATACGGATGTAATTCTTGATTTCTTTTTTGACCGAGAACCATTTTCAGAAGAGGCGTCAAAAATTTTGAGTTTATGCGAAAAAGGCAAACTGTACGGCTATGTAACTCCCGTGATGATTAGCAATATTTATAACCTTTTGCGAAAGACAGCAAAACACGAAAAGGTAATCGGGAATCTGAAAAAACTACTAAAGATAGTAGATGTTGTTGTTATTGATAAAACTACGGTTATAGAAGCATTAAATTCAGATTTCAAAGATTTTGAAGATGCTTTGCAAAACTATTCGGTAGAAAATAAAAATGATATTAAAGTAATAGTAACACGTAATATTAAAGATTATAAAATGAGTAATTTGTCAATAATGACACCTGAAACTTTTCTGAAAACAATGTCAGGAAATTAA
- a CDS encoding DUF6364 family protein, protein MNSKLTLTIEQSVIEKAKKYARKRERSLSDLIENYLKALTNEEADKEEELTPTVKSLRGSFKLPENFDYKKELTDRLSDKYL, encoded by the coding sequence ATGAATAGTAAACTCACATTGACAATCGAACAGTCCGTAATTGAAAAGGCTAAAAAATATGCTCGCAAAAGAGAAAGAAGTCTTTCTGATTTAATTGAAAACTATCTGAAAGCATTAACTAATGAGGAAGCTGACAAAGAAGAAGAGCTAACTCCGACAGTTAAATCTTTAAGAGGGTCGTTTAAATTACCTGAGAATTTTGATTACAAAAAAGAACTTACCGACCGCTTATCTGATAAATATTTGTAA